A window from Gallus gallus isolate bGalGal1 chromosome 5, bGalGal1.mat.broiler.GRCg7b, whole genome shotgun sequence encodes these proteins:
- the BTBD6 gene encoding BTB/POZ domain-containing protein 6 isoform X1 translates to MPLPHGCLNGRIMKCLTFFLLLPETLKKSKKSVRSNGKAPGCSEAVPLALKKKMAAELYPANTNIANSNAAAAGSKKPALQLQQSAQPPPPPQLQNLNNNNLESASWQSCHPTLRERNALMFNNELMADVHFIVGPPGASKKVPAHKYVLAVGSSVFYAMFYGDLAEVKSEIHIPDVEPAAFLILLKYMYSDEIDLEADTVLATLYAAKKYIVPALAKACVNFLETSLEAKNACVLLSQSRLFEEPELTQRCWEVIDAQAEMALKSEGFCEIDLQTLEIIVTREALNTKEVVVFEAVLNWAEAECKRQGLPVTPRNKRNVLGKALYLVRIPTMTLEEFANGAAQSDILTLEETHNIFLWYTAANKPKLEFPLTKRKGLVPQRCHRFQSSAYRSNQWRYRGRCDSIQFAVDKRIFIAGLGLYGSSCGKAEYSVKIELKRLGVVLAQNLTKFTSDGSSNTFSVWFEHPVQVEQDTFYNVSAILDGNELSYFGQEGMTEVQCGKVTFQFQCSSDSTNGTGVQGGQIPELIFYA, encoded by the exons ATGCCACTGCCCCATGGGTGCCTCAATGGCAGGATCATGAAgtgtttgactttttttcttctgcttccagAGACCTTAAAGAAGTCCAAAAAGAGCGTCAGGTCAAACGGCAAGGCGCCAGGATGCTCTGAGGCAGTGCCCCTGGCCCTGAAGAAGAAGATGGCCGCAGAACTTTACCCTGCCAACACCAATATCGCCAACAGCaacgccgccgccgccggcagCAAGAAGCCCgcgctgcagctgcagcagagcgcgcagccgcccccgccgccccaGCTCCAGAacctcaacaacaacaacttgGAGAGCGCCAGCTGGCAGTCGTGCCACCCCACGCTGCGCGAGAG GAACGCGCTGATGTTCAATAACGAGCTCATGGCTGACGTCCACTTCATCGTGGGCCCGCCGGGGGCGTCCAAGAAAGTTCCTGCCCATAAG TACGTGCTGGCAGTGGGCAGCTCCGTCTTCTACGCTATGTTTTACGGCGATCTCGCCGAGGTCAAATCCGAAATCCATATCCCAGATGTGGAACCCGCAGCCTTCCTAATCCTATTAAA ATACATGTACAGCGACGAGATAGACCTGGAAGCCGACACGGTGCTGGCGACGCTCTACGCTGCCAAGAAGTACATCGTGCCAGCCCTGGCGAAGGCGTGCGTCAACTTTCTGGAGACGAGCTTGGAGGCGAAGAACGCCTGCGTCCTGCTGTCCCAGAGCCGGCTCTTCGAGGAGCCGGAGCTGACGCAGCGCTGCTGGGAGGTGATCGACGCTCAGGCCGAGATGGCGCTCAAGTCGGAAGGGTTCTGTGAGATCGACCTGCAGACGCTGGAGATCATCGTGACGCGGGAGGCCCTCAACaccaaggaggtggtggtgttcgAGGCCGTTCTCAACTGGGCGGAGGCCGAGTGCAAGAGGCAGGGGCTGCCGGTGACGCCGCGCAACAAGAGGAACGTGCTGGGGAAGGCGCTGTACCTGGTGCGGATCCCCACGATGACTCTGGAAGAGTTCGCCAACGGGGCGGCCCAGTCCGACATCCTCACGCTGGAGGAGACGCACAACATATTCCTGTGGTACACGGCCGCCAACAAACCCAAACTCGAGTTTCCGCTGACAAAGAGGAAAGGACTGGTGCCGCAGCGCTGCCATCGCTTTCAGTCGTCTGCGTACCGCAGTAACCAGTGGAGGTACCGGGGGCGGTGCGACAGTATTCAGTTTGCCGTAGACAAACGGATATTTATAGCGGGACTGGGATTGTATGGGTCGAGTTGTGGCAAAGCTGAATACAGCGTCAAAATTGAACTGAAGCGCTTAGGAGTCGTCCTTGCTCAGAATCTGACAAAGTTTACCTCCGACGGCTCCAGTAATACCTTCTCGGTGTGGTTTGAGCACCCGGTGCAGGTTGAGCAGGACACGTTCTACAATGTAAGTGCCATTCTGGATGGCAATGAGCTCAGTTACTTTGGGCAGGAGGGAATGACTGAAGTGCAGTGCGGGAAAGTGACCTTCCAGTTCCAGTGCTCCTCGGACAGTACCAACGGGACTGGGGTACAAGGAGGACAAATCCCTGAGCTCATTTTCTATGCATGA
- the BTBD6 gene encoding BTB/POZ domain-containing protein 6 isoform X2, which translates to MAAELYPANTNIANSNAAAAGSKKPALQLQQSAQPPPPPQLQNLNNNNLESASWQSCHPTLRERNALMFNNELMADVHFIVGPPGASKKVPAHKYVLAVGSSVFYAMFYGDLAEVKSEIHIPDVEPAAFLILLKYMYSDEIDLEADTVLATLYAAKKYIVPALAKACVNFLETSLEAKNACVLLSQSRLFEEPELTQRCWEVIDAQAEMALKSEGFCEIDLQTLEIIVTREALNTKEVVVFEAVLNWAEAECKRQGLPVTPRNKRNVLGKALYLVRIPTMTLEEFANGAAQSDILTLEETHNIFLWYTAANKPKLEFPLTKRKGLVPQRCHRFQSSAYRSNQWRYRGRCDSIQFAVDKRIFIAGLGLYGSSCGKAEYSVKIELKRLGVVLAQNLTKFTSDGSSNTFSVWFEHPVQVEQDTFYNVSAILDGNELSYFGQEGMTEVQCGKVTFQFQCSSDSTNGTGVQGGQIPELIFYA; encoded by the exons ATGGCCGCAGAACTTTACCCTGCCAACACCAATATCGCCAACAGCaacgccgccgccgccggcagCAAGAAGCCCgcgctgcagctgcagcagagcgcgcagccgcccccgccgccccaGCTCCAGAacctcaacaacaacaacttgGAGAGCGCCAGCTGGCAGTCGTGCCACCCCACGCTGCGCGAGAG GAACGCGCTGATGTTCAATAACGAGCTCATGGCTGACGTCCACTTCATCGTGGGCCCGCCGGGGGCGTCCAAGAAAGTTCCTGCCCATAAG TACGTGCTGGCAGTGGGCAGCTCCGTCTTCTACGCTATGTTTTACGGCGATCTCGCCGAGGTCAAATCCGAAATCCATATCCCAGATGTGGAACCCGCAGCCTTCCTAATCCTATTAAA ATACATGTACAGCGACGAGATAGACCTGGAAGCCGACACGGTGCTGGCGACGCTCTACGCTGCCAAGAAGTACATCGTGCCAGCCCTGGCGAAGGCGTGCGTCAACTTTCTGGAGACGAGCTTGGAGGCGAAGAACGCCTGCGTCCTGCTGTCCCAGAGCCGGCTCTTCGAGGAGCCGGAGCTGACGCAGCGCTGCTGGGAGGTGATCGACGCTCAGGCCGAGATGGCGCTCAAGTCGGAAGGGTTCTGTGAGATCGACCTGCAGACGCTGGAGATCATCGTGACGCGGGAGGCCCTCAACaccaaggaggtggtggtgttcgAGGCCGTTCTCAACTGGGCGGAGGCCGAGTGCAAGAGGCAGGGGCTGCCGGTGACGCCGCGCAACAAGAGGAACGTGCTGGGGAAGGCGCTGTACCTGGTGCGGATCCCCACGATGACTCTGGAAGAGTTCGCCAACGGGGCGGCCCAGTCCGACATCCTCACGCTGGAGGAGACGCACAACATATTCCTGTGGTACACGGCCGCCAACAAACCCAAACTCGAGTTTCCGCTGACAAAGAGGAAAGGACTGGTGCCGCAGCGCTGCCATCGCTTTCAGTCGTCTGCGTACCGCAGTAACCAGTGGAGGTACCGGGGGCGGTGCGACAGTATTCAGTTTGCCGTAGACAAACGGATATTTATAGCGGGACTGGGATTGTATGGGTCGAGTTGTGGCAAAGCTGAATACAGCGTCAAAATTGAACTGAAGCGCTTAGGAGTCGTCCTTGCTCAGAATCTGACAAAGTTTACCTCCGACGGCTCCAGTAATACCTTCTCGGTGTGGTTTGAGCACCCGGTGCAGGTTGAGCAGGACACGTTCTACAATGTAAGTGCCATTCTGGATGGCAATGAGCTCAGTTACTTTGGGCAGGAGGGAATGACTGAAGTGCAGTGCGGGAAAGTGACCTTCCAGTTCCAGTGCTCCTCGGACAGTACCAACGGGACTGGGGTACAAGGAGGACAAATCCCTGAGCTCATTTTCTATGCATGA